From one Xyrauchen texanus isolate HMW12.3.18 chromosome 17, RBS_HiC_50CHRs, whole genome shotgun sequence genomic stretch:
- the si:dkey-23o4.6 gene encoding retinol dehydrogenase 12: MRDHVTSIDRVNYCAVIALAALSFMVLRKWISGGVCKSRVRLDGKTVVITGANTGIGKETARDMACRGARVVMACRDLTRAENAAEHIRRSTGNGNVVIRHLNLASLYSVQEFTKEFIATEERLDILINNAGVMMCPKWTTEDGFETQLAVNHLGHFLLTNLLLGMLKNSSPSRVVTVSSIAHVGGKIEVDDLFFDKRPYSPLVSYKQSKLANVLFSRELARRMKGTGVSSYCLHPGVIRTELSRHIESCYPMLKTLLSVPSMLLMKTPWQGAQTSIYCAVTEGLERKSGCYFSDCAEKDPAPEGKDDAVARRLWEESARLVGLNDRR, encoded by the exons ATGAGGGATCACGTTACGTCAATTGATCGAGTAAACTATTGCGCTGTCATCGCGTTGGCGGCACTCA GCTTTATGGTGCTGCGGAAATGGATATCTGGTGGGGTCTGCAAAAGCCGTGTTCGCCTAGATGGAAAGACAGTTGTGATCACTGGTGCCAATACTGGGATTGGCAAGGAAACAGCAAGAGATATGGCTTGCAGAG GGGCTCGGGTCGTGATGGCCTGCCGGGATCTGACTCGTGCTGAGAACGCTGCAGAGCATATTCGCCGCTCCACCGGAAATGGCAATGTAGTCATCCGACACTTGAATCTGGCTTCTCTCTACTCTGTCCAAGAATTTACCAAAGAGTTCATTGCCACAGAAGAACGACTGGACATACTCATCAACAATGCAG GTGTGATGATGTGCCCCAAGTGGACCACAGAGGATGGCTTTGAGACTCAGCTGGCTGTCAATCATTTGGGACATTTTCTTCTGACCAATTTACTATTAGGGATGCTTAAGAACTCCTCCCCCAGCCGTGTAGTGACTGTGTCCAGCATTGCTCATGTTGGCG GAAAGATTGAAGTTGATGATCTGTTTTTTGACAAAAGGCCTTACAGCCCTTTGGTCAGCTATAAACAGAGTAAACTGGCCAATGTGCTTTTCTCTAGAGAACTTGCAAGAAGAATGAAAG GTACTGGAGTGTCCTCATACTGCTTGCATCCAGGAGTGATTCGAACAGAGTTGAGTCGCCATATTGAGTCGTGCTACCCCATGCTAAAGACTTTACTGTCTGTGCCCTCCATGCTGTTGATGAAAACTCCCTGGCAGGGTGCACAGACCTCCATCTACTGTGCTGTCACAGAGGGTTTAGAGAGGAAGTCTGGCTGCTACTTCAG TGATTGTGCTGAAAAAGACCCTGCTCCAGAAGGTAAAGATGATGCAGTGGCTAGAAGGTTGTGGGAGGAAAGTGCTCGGCTAGTTGGACTAAATGATCGACGATGA